A window of Zonotrichia leucophrys gambelii isolate GWCS_2022_RI chromosome 11, RI_Zleu_2.0, whole genome shotgun sequence contains these coding sequences:
- the SLC38A8 gene encoding solute carrier family 38 member 8, whose translation MERAAGEGRPLLPAAGGSAGLSSPGLSSAGAVFILLKSALGAGLLSFPWAFGRAGGAVPALLVELGSLVFLVSGLAVLGYAAALSAQPTYQGVVRAVCGAAVGKLCEVCFLLNLFMISVALLRVVGDQLEKLCDSLYPNGTLSGAPQLPPWYVDQRFTLSALCVLVIFPLSVPREIGFQKYSSILGTLAACYLTLVVTLKYYLQAESLRLTEPPQPSRSLSWTSIFSVIPTICFGFQCHEACVAIYSSMRNQSFSHWVTVSVLSMLICLLIYSLTAGLYGYLTFGEAVASDVLMSYPGNDPLVIVARLLFGVSIVTIYPIVVLLGRSVVKDLWAAPKRGAMAASEAHERRGRVALTVTWMAATLGIALFVPDIGKVIELIGGISAFFIFIFPAGLCLVCLTGTRSLGPRKKAALIAWGVLSVLGGAFVCGQSAALAVLGLLR comes from the exons ATGGAGCGGGCGGCGGGCGAGGGCCGGCCCCTGCTGCCGGCGGCGGGGGGCTCCGCCGGGCTCTCCTCGCCCGGGCTCTCCTCCGCCGGCGCGGTCTTCATCCTGCTCAAGTCTGCGCTGGGCGCGGGGCTGCTGAGCTTCCCCTGGGCCTTCGGCAGGGCCGGCGGGGCTGTTCCCGCCCTCCTGGTGGAGCTG GGCTCGCTGGTGTTCCTGGTGAGCGGGCTGGCCGTGCTGGGCTATGCCGCGGCCCTCAGCGCCCAGCCCACCTACCAGGGCGTGGTGCGGGCCGTGTGCGGGGCGGCCGTGGGGAAGCTCTGCGAGGTCTGCTTCCTCCTCAACCTCTTCATGATCTCCGTGGCCCTCCTCAGGGTGGTGGGCGACCAGCTGGAGAAAC TGTGTGACTCCCTGTACCCCAACGGGACACTGAGCGGGGCCCCTCAGCTGCCCCCCTGGTACGTGGACCAGCGCTTCAccctctcagctctctgtgTCCTCGTCATCTTCCCActctctgtccccagggagatCGGCTTCCAGAAGTACTCCAG CATCCTGGGCACACTGGCTGCCTGCTACCTCACTCTGGTCGTCACCCTGAAATACTACCTGCAGGCAGAGAGCCTACGTTTGACTGAGCCGCCCCAGCCCTCCAG GTCCTTGTCCTGGACCTCCATCTTCAGTGTCATTCCCACCATCTGCTTTGGCTTCCAG TGCCACGAGGCATGTGTGGCCATCTACAGCAGCATGCGCAACCAGAGCTTCTCCCACTGGGTCACCGTCTCTGTGCTCTCCATGCTCATTTGCCTGCTCATCTACTCCCTCACTG CAGGGCTCTATGGCTACCTGACCTTCGGCGAGGCCGTGGCGTCCGATGTCCTGATGTCCTACCCAGGGAATGACCCGCTTGTCATCGTCGCCCGCCTGCTCTTTGGTGTCTCCATCGTCACCATCTACCCCattgtggtgctgctgggcag GTCCGTGGTGAAGGACCTGTGGGCAGCCCCGAAGCGCGGGGCCATGGCGGCGTCTGAGGCACacgagcggcggggccgggtgGCACTGACGGTCACCTGGATGGCTGCCACGCTGGGCATCGCCCTCTTTGTCCCCGACATCGGCAAAGTCATCGAGCTCATCGGGGGCATCAGCGccttcttcatcttcatcttcccAG cagggctgtgcctcgTGTGCCTGACTGGGACCCGCAGCCTTGGGCCACGCAAAAA ggctgctctcatcGCCTGGGGCGTTCTCTCCGTGCTCGGCGGTGCCTTTGTCTGCGGGCAGAGCGCTGCCCTGgccgtgctggggctgctgcgctga